A stretch of Dyella sp. BiH032 DNA encodes these proteins:
- the epmA gene encoding EF-P lysine aminoacylase EpmA, protein MTARETPRVVPLPRDRSSLQLRARLNAMVRQFFAERGVLEVETPILSAAGNTDPNIESFTVSFNGHVDAGARERWLRTSPEYPLKRLLAAGIGDCYELGRVFRNGEAGGRHNPEFTMLEWYRVGWDHRQLMEETIALVEAGLALVGRRAEVVVESYRQLFLDELGLDPLHAPIDELRAPLEDYGIGPEGLGRDDWLDLLITHKLQPVFPRDRITVIHDYPASQCALAKIRPGDPPMAERFELFLGRYELANGYHELNDGAEQRRRFERDNAVRRERGLREVPMDEHLLAVLDAMPDCAGVALGMERLLMCLAGTDAIADVLAFPFAEA, encoded by the coding sequence ATGACGGCCAGGGAAACGCCGCGCGTGGTGCCGCTCCCGCGCGATCGCTCGTCCTTGCAGCTGCGCGCGCGGCTGAATGCGATGGTGCGCCAGTTCTTCGCCGAACGCGGCGTGCTTGAAGTGGAGACGCCGATCCTTTCGGCTGCGGGTAACACCGATCCGAACATCGAAAGCTTCACCGTGTCCTTCAACGGGCACGTCGACGCAGGCGCGCGCGAACGCTGGTTGCGCACATCGCCGGAGTACCCGCTCAAGCGCCTGCTGGCCGCAGGCATCGGCGATTGCTACGAACTCGGACGGGTCTTCCGCAACGGCGAGGCTGGCGGGCGGCACAATCCCGAATTCACCATGCTGGAGTGGTACCGCGTGGGCTGGGACCACCGGCAGCTGATGGAAGAGACCATTGCCCTGGTCGAGGCGGGGCTGGCCCTGGTTGGTCGGCGTGCGGAAGTAGTCGTCGAAAGCTATCGCCAGCTGTTCCTGGACGAACTGGGGCTGGACCCGCTCCATGCGCCGATCGACGAACTGCGGGCGCCGCTGGAGGACTACGGCATCGGGCCGGAAGGGCTGGGCCGCGACGACTGGCTGGACCTGCTGATCACGCACAAGCTGCAGCCGGTATTTCCGCGCGACCGCATCACGGTGATCCACGATTACCCAGCCAGCCAGTGCGCGCTGGCGAAGATCCGGCCGGGCGATCCGCCGATGGCCGAGCGCTTCGAGCTGTTCCTGGGACGCTACGAGCTGGCCAACGGCTATCACGAGTTGAACGACGGCGCCGAGCAACGCCGGCGCTTCGAGCGCGACAACGCGGTGCGCCGTGAGCGCGGCCTGCGCGAGGTCCCGATGGACGAGCACCTGCTGGCGGTGCTGGACGCCATGCCCGATTGCGCAGGCGTGGCCTTGGGCATGGAGCGGCTGCTGATGTGCCTGGCCGGGACGGACGCGATCGCGGATGTGCTGGCGTTCCCGTTTGCCGAAGCGTGA
- the ligA gene encoding NAD-dependent DNA ligase LigA, with translation MSHPPAPDVQARAAELREKIERANYCYHVLDEPEITDAEFDRLLRELEALENQYPALATPDSPTRRVGARAVGGFAEVRHAIPMLSLSNAFEQEGETDQERFREVADFERRIEQTLHRREPVFSVEPKLDGLAISLRYENGVFVQGATRGDGETGEDVTANLRTVDAIPLRLRGEDWPKVLEVRGEVIMLRKDFEAFNAHARAHGEKVLANPRNGAAGSLRQLDPAITKKRKLSFFAYAIGVVEGGEIPGTHSATLQKLRDWGFPVSHEVGTARGLKGLIAYYRRIGEKRDQLPFDIDGVVYKLDDYEGQREMGFVSRAPRWAIAHKFPAQEQTTVVEAIEINIGRTGAATPLARLTPVQVGGVTVSNATLHNADQVARLDVRVGDTVIVRRAGDVIPEVVRVMTELRPPHTKAWHMPSHCPVCGSELLREEGEAVWRCSGGLICAAQRKEALIHFAARRAMDIEGIGERFVDALVDFGYVHTPADLYKLTLDDFLEMKRRADERDGTTPETVKQGKVATKWAENLIEAIEASKRTTLPRFLYALGIMHIGESTAKTLATWLGRLDLVRSTPAPVLRVLPDIGDEVASSIDGFFAQEGNQNVVDQLLASGIVFSDEGTPSPKLRGKLGLDVLLDTARVSKLGPKSTQLLAQHYPTLQQLVRAGAAHWVVAGVPSAAAGNLENFLADKENLAALEEAEAAMHRLLEAIPKSASTAAAPLEGQTVVLTGTLSSLTRDEAKERLEALGAKVSGSVSKKTSFVVAGEAAGSKLDKAQELGVEVWDEARLVALLAEHEGGA, from the coding sequence ATGAGCCATCCCCCCGCCCCCGACGTCCAGGCCCGCGCCGCCGAGCTGCGCGAGAAGATAGAGCGTGCCAACTATTGCTACCACGTGCTCGACGAGCCGGAGATCACCGACGCCGAATTCGATCGCCTGCTGCGCGAACTGGAGGCATTGGAGAACCAATACCCCGCGCTGGCCACGCCCGATTCGCCGACCCGGCGGGTGGGCGCCCGGGCGGTGGGCGGCTTCGCCGAGGTGCGGCATGCGATTCCCATGCTCTCGCTCAGCAATGCGTTCGAGCAGGAAGGTGAGACCGACCAGGAGCGTTTCCGCGAAGTGGCGGATTTCGAACGGCGCATCGAGCAGACTCTGCATCGACGCGAGCCGGTGTTCTCGGTCGAGCCGAAGCTGGACGGCCTGGCGATCAGCCTGCGCTACGAAAACGGTGTGTTCGTGCAGGGTGCCACGCGCGGCGACGGCGAAACCGGCGAGGACGTCACTGCCAACCTGCGCACGGTGGACGCGATCCCGCTGCGCCTGCGCGGCGAGGACTGGCCGAAGGTGCTGGAAGTGCGCGGCGAAGTGATCATGCTGCGCAAGGATTTCGAGGCGTTCAACGCCCATGCGCGCGCTCACGGCGAGAAAGTACTCGCCAATCCCCGCAACGGCGCGGCCGGTTCGCTGCGGCAGCTGGATCCGGCGATTACCAAGAAGCGCAAGCTGAGCTTTTTCGCCTACGCCATCGGCGTGGTGGAGGGCGGCGAGATTCCCGGCACTCACTCGGCCACGCTGCAGAAACTGCGCGACTGGGGTTTTCCGGTTTCGCACGAAGTGGGCACGGCGCGCGGCCTCAAAGGCCTGATCGCCTATTACCGCCGCATCGGCGAGAAGCGCGACCAGTTGCCGTTCGACATCGACGGTGTGGTCTACAAGCTGGACGACTACGAGGGCCAGCGCGAGATGGGCTTCGTTTCGCGCGCGCCGCGCTGGGCCATCGCGCACAAGTTCCCGGCGCAGGAGCAGACGACCGTCGTCGAAGCCATCGAGATCAATATCGGCCGTACCGGCGCGGCTACGCCGCTGGCGCGCCTGACGCCAGTGCAGGTGGGCGGCGTCACGGTCAGCAATGCCACGCTGCACAACGCCGACCAGGTGGCGCGCCTGGACGTGCGCGTGGGCGACACCGTGATCGTGCGCCGCGCGGGCGACGTGATCCCCGAAGTCGTGCGCGTGATGACGGAGCTGCGGCCGCCGCACACCAAGGCCTGGCACATGCCATCCCATTGCCCGGTATGCGGCTCGGAACTGCTGCGCGAAGAGGGCGAGGCGGTGTGGCGTTGTTCCGGCGGGTTGATCTGCGCGGCGCAGCGCAAGGAGGCGTTGATCCACTTCGCTGCGCGCCGCGCGATGGACATCGAAGGCATCGGCGAACGCTTCGTCGATGCGCTGGTGGATTTCGGTTACGTGCACACGCCGGCCGATCTGTACAAGCTGACGCTGGACGATTTCCTGGAGATGAAGCGCCGCGCCGACGAGCGCGACGGCACCACGCCGGAGACCGTGAAGCAGGGCAAGGTCGCCACCAAGTGGGCGGAGAACCTGATCGAGGCGATCGAGGCCAGCAAGCGCACCACGCTGCCGCGTTTTCTCTATGCGCTGGGCATCATGCACATCGGCGAAAGCACGGCCAAGACCCTGGCGACCTGGCTCGGGCGGCTGGACCTGGTGCGTTCGACGCCGGCGCCGGTGCTGCGCGTGCTGCCCGACATCGGCGACGAAGTGGCCAGTTCCATCGACGGTTTCTTCGCGCAGGAAGGCAACCAGAACGTGGTCGATCAGCTGCTCGCCTCCGGCATCGTGTTCAGCGACGAGGGCACGCCGTCGCCCAAGCTGCGCGGCAAGCTCGGCCTGGACGTGCTGCTGGATACGGCCAGGGTGTCCAAGCTCGGGCCGAAGAGCACGCAGCTCCTGGCGCAGCACTATCCGACGCTGCAGCAACTGGTCCGTGCCGGTGCCGCGCATTGGGTGGTGGCGGGCGTGCCTTCCGCTGCCGCCGGCAACCTGGAGAACTTCCTCGCCGACAAGGAAAACCTGGCCGCGCTGGAAGAGGCCGAGGCGGCGATGCACCGCCTGCTGGAGGCTATTCCGAAATCCGCCAGCACGGCCGCAGCGCCGCTCGAGGGGCAGACCGTGGTGCTCACCGGCACCTTGTCGTCGCTGACCCGCGACGAGGCCAAGGAGCGGCTGGAAGCGCTCGGCGCCAAGGTATCCGGCTCGGTGTCCAAGAAGACCAGTTTCGTGGTCGCCGGCGAGGCGGCCGGCTCCAAACTGGACAAGGCGCAGGAGCTCGGCGTGGAGGTGTGGGACGAAGCACGGCTGGTGGCGCTGCTGGCCGAACACGAGGGCGGTGCATGA
- a CDS encoding phosphatase PAP2 family protein, with the protein MRATSVTVRLLAIAAAAFCLPHSALAAGGPFGIDHKLHYDDSGIWKRRNQNIVYYGTIVSAGAGALWLGDDDELGDTLWRSVDSMVVTAVGTQALKWTFQRERPSQTDSPNQWFKGWHAQSFPSGEVAAITAAVTPIMAHYGGEHPAIYALALLPAYDAVARVKTHGHWQSDVLVGAAIGVGVGLWAEHRKSPWIVSFLPHGVQVGFSKHWD; encoded by the coding sequence ATGCGTGCCACCAGCGTTACGGTCCGTCTGCTCGCGATCGCTGCGGCGGCCTTTTGCCTACCCCATTCTGCTCTAGCGGCCGGGGGCCCCTTCGGCATCGATCACAAGCTCCACTACGACGACAGCGGTATCTGGAAACGCCGCAACCAGAACATCGTCTACTACGGGACCATTGTGTCCGCAGGAGCCGGCGCCCTCTGGCTGGGCGACGACGACGAACTCGGCGATACGCTCTGGCGCTCGGTCGATTCCATGGTGGTCACCGCCGTCGGGACGCAGGCGTTGAAATGGACGTTCCAGCGTGAACGCCCCTCGCAGACCGACAGCCCCAACCAATGGTTCAAGGGCTGGCACGCGCAGAGCTTTCCCAGCGGCGAGGTCGCCGCGATCACAGCCGCCGTCACCCCGATCATGGCCCACTACGGCGGGGAGCACCCGGCCATCTACGCCCTGGCCCTCCTGCCGGCCTACGACGCCGTGGCTCGCGTAAAAACTCACGGACATTGGCAGAGCGACGTCCTGGTCGGCGCGGCGATCGGCGTGGGCGTTGGCCTATGGGCCGAGCATCGAAAATCCCCATGGATCGTCAGTTTCCTGCCGCATGGCGTGCAGGTGGGTTTCTCCAAGCATTGGGATTAG
- a CDS encoding GreA/GreB family elongation factor codes for MIAPLLNSSRRSSFPASADLERTEALLERMSTAEAQGHIVPQAELDRAEVREPTEIPPDVVTMNSQVTAGDETTGERVAPTLVYPAGAGEAGRVSILVPVGSALLGLAKEQHLGWPMPDGRAAAAGRHRLPAGGGRGFPSLTSCRKREDASHRHA; via the coding sequence ATGATCGCCCCGCTATTGAACAGCAGCCGCCGATCGTCATTTCCAGCCTCGGCCGACCTGGAGCGCACCGAAGCCCTGCTCGAACGCATGTCTACCGCCGAGGCGCAGGGGCATATCGTCCCGCAGGCCGAACTGGACCGTGCGGAAGTGCGCGAGCCGACGGAGATCCCACCGGACGTAGTGACGATGAATTCGCAGGTCACCGCCGGGGACGAAACCACCGGCGAGCGAGTCGCGCCCACCCTGGTGTATCCGGCCGGCGCCGGCGAGGCGGGGCGCGTCTCGATACTGGTGCCGGTGGGGAGCGCGCTGCTGGGCCTGGCGAAGGAGCAGCACCTAGGTTGGCCGATGCCGGACGGCCGCGCGGCTGCTGCGGGGCGACATCGGCTACCAGCCGGAGGCGGCCGGGGATTTCCATCGCTGACGTCGTGCAGGAAACGTGAAGACGCCTCGCACCGTCACGCCTAA
- a CDS encoding MFS transporter, whose translation MSDTPAATEVPPQLGTPGNTPPAPPTLSSRERYRGLIWLVAAAFFMQALDSTIVNTAVPAMAEALGVTPLGMRIALTSYVLTLAIFIPASPWMCDRFGTRRIFAAAIAVFTVGSLLCGVSQTLPQLVAARVLQGLGGAALMPVGRYVLVRSIDKRDFVRAMSTVATVGLLGSVIGPLLGGVLAEYTSWRLIFLINVPVGVIGYWMNGREMPDYRLADPHRFDLPGFLLFATASAMLLTASEVASGGGGQWPQIAISGTLALIFGGVYVWHSRRTEYPVADLTLLRIRSVWVSLAGNLFTRLGVSGMFLLLVLFLQVGCGWSPTMAGLMMVPQALGSICAKWVINRLLQRMGYRRFLLSNTLIVAVLLASFALLGKDSPMWVIAPMVFVYGGFMGLQYTAMNTLIYNDLDVKYASMASSMASTAQYLSMSFGIALASLLMEALLQGHAHDDYVASFRWTVLLLGVVTATASWVFSRLDRQPAKAPAETAT comes from the coding sequence ATGTCCGATACCCCCGCAGCCACGGAAGTGCCTCCCCAGCTCGGCACGCCCGGCAACACGCCTCCCGCTCCGCCGACGCTTTCCTCGCGCGAACGCTACCGCGGACTCATCTGGCTGGTCGCCGCGGCGTTCTTCATGCAAGCGCTGGACTCCACCATCGTCAACACAGCGGTGCCGGCCATGGCCGAAGCGCTCGGCGTCACGCCGCTGGGCATGCGCATCGCGCTCACCAGCTACGTGCTGACGCTGGCGATCTTCATCCCCGCCAGCCCCTGGATGTGCGACCGCTTCGGCACCCGCCGCATCTTCGCCGCCGCCATTGCCGTGTTCACGGTCGGCTCGCTGCTCTGCGGCGTGTCGCAGACCCTGCCCCAGCTGGTCGCCGCCCGCGTGCTGCAAGGCCTTGGCGGTGCCGCGCTGATGCCGGTCGGGCGTTACGTGCTCGTGCGCAGCATCGACAAGCGCGACTTCGTGCGCGCCATGAGCACAGTGGCCACCGTCGGCCTGCTCGGCTCCGTGATCGGCCCGCTGCTGGGCGGCGTGCTGGCCGAGTACACCTCGTGGCGCCTGATCTTCCTCATCAACGTGCCGGTCGGCGTGATCGGCTACTGGATGAATGGCCGGGAGATGCCCGATTACCGCCTCGCGGATCCGCATCGCTTCGATCTGCCCGGCTTCCTGTTGTTCGCCACCGCGTCCGCCATGCTGCTGACCGCCTCCGAGGTCGCCAGCGGCGGTGGTGGCCAATGGCCGCAGATCGCCATCAGCGGCACGCTCGCGCTGATCTTCGGCGGCGTCTATGTGTGGCACAGCCGGCGCACTGAGTACCCGGTGGCGGACCTCACCCTTCTGCGCATCCGCAGCGTGTGGGTGTCGCTGGCCGGCAATCTGTTCACGCGTTTGGGCGTGTCGGGCATGTTCCTGCTGCTGGTGCTGTTCCTGCAGGTGGGCTGCGGCTGGTCGCCGACCATGGCCGGCCTGATGATGGTGCCGCAGGCGCTGGGCTCGATCTGCGCGAAGTGGGTAATCAATCGCCTGCTGCAGCGCATGGGCTACCGCCGCTTCCTGCTTTCCAACACGCTGATCGTGGCGGTGCTGCTGGCATCCTTCGCCCTGCTGGGCAAGGACTCGCCGATGTGGGTGATCGCCCCGATGGTGTTCGTCTACGGCGGCTTCATGGGGCTGCAGTACACCGCCATGAACACCCTGATCTACAACGACCTGGACGTGAAGTACGCCTCCATGGCTTCCTCGATGGCTTCGACGGCGCAGTACCTGTCCATGAGCTTCGGCATCGCGCTCGCCTCGCTGCTGATGGAAGCCCTCCTGCAAGGCCATGCGCACGACGACTACGTGGCCTCCTTCCGCTGGACGGTGCTGCTGCTGGGCGTGGTCACCGCCACCGCCAGCTGGGTCTTCAGCCGCCTGGACCGCCAGCCGGCGAAAGCGCCGGCCGAAACCGCGACCTGA